The following proteins are encoded in a genomic region of Limibacillus sp.:
- the phaC gene encoding class I poly(R)-hydroxyalkanoic acid synthase: protein MADKQQDQSPDVQFPDPVEFSKTMAGIAEQSQRLVSDFLSRQQSEGGSGSQSLDPLNIGGAFFEMTTRMMRDPSKLIQAQMGLWQDYMRLWQATTQRMLGGEAESVAEPARDDRRFKDPAWEEHELFDFIKQSYLLSARYMQNTVRDVEGLDDKTAQKVDFYTRQFVDAMAPSNFVMTNPEVLRTTVESGGENLVKGLQNLLEDMEKGKGNLKIRMVDDTAFQLGENIAITPGKVIFQNDLMQLIQYAPQTEQVYKRPLLIIPPWINKFYILDLREKNSFVKWAVEQGFTVFMISWANPDEKLARKSFEDYMVEGPLAALEAVEQATGEKDPNVIGYCLGGTLLASTLAVMSEKGDDRVNSATFFTTLTDFEEPGELGVFIDEEQLSALEETMNKKGYLEGAEMATTFNMLRANDLIWSFVVNNYLLGKDPFPFDLLYWNSDSTRMPAVMHSFYLRNMYLENKLREPGGITLLDTPVDLRKIKTPIFMVSAREDHIAPWTSTYALTQMVSGPKKFVLAASGHIAGVVNPPAANKYCYWTSSRTTAKDPDTWLKNATQKDGSWWPEWADWVGKKSGAKVPARTPGDGKLKPIEDAPGSYVKVKAQD from the coding sequence ATGGCAGACAAACAGCAGGACCAATCGCCCGACGTGCAGTTTCCCGACCCGGTCGAGTTCTCCAAGACCATGGCCGGTATCGCCGAACAGAGCCAGCGGCTGGTCAGCGACTTCCTTTCCCGCCAGCAGAGCGAAGGCGGCTCCGGCAGCCAGTCGCTCGACCCGCTGAACATCGGCGGCGCCTTCTTCGAGATGACCACGCGCATGATGCGCGACCCCTCCAAGCTGATACAGGCGCAGATGGGCCTCTGGCAGGACTACATGCGCCTCTGGCAGGCCACCACGCAGCGCATGCTGGGCGGCGAGGCCGAGTCCGTGGCCGAGCCCGCGCGCGACGACCGCCGCTTCAAGGACCCGGCTTGGGAGGAGCACGAGCTCTTCGACTTCATCAAGCAGTCCTACCTGCTCTCCGCGCGCTACATGCAGAACACCGTGCGCGACGTCGAGGGCCTGGACGACAAGACCGCCCAGAAGGTGGATTTCTATACGCGCCAGTTCGTCGACGCCATGGCGCCCTCCAACTTCGTGATGACCAACCCCGAAGTGCTGCGCACCACGGTGGAAAGCGGCGGAGAGAACCTGGTCAAGGGCCTGCAGAACCTTCTTGAGGACATGGAGAAGGGCAAGGGCAACCTGAAGATCCGGATGGTCGACGATACGGCCTTCCAGCTCGGCGAGAACATCGCGATCACGCCCGGCAAGGTGATCTTCCAGAACGACCTGATGCAGCTGATCCAGTACGCGCCACAGACCGAGCAGGTCTATAAGCGCCCGCTGCTGATCATCCCGCCCTGGATCAACAAGTTCTACATCCTCGATCTGCGGGAGAAGAACTCCTTCGTGAAGTGGGCGGTCGAGCAGGGTTTCACCGTCTTCATGATCTCCTGGGCGAATCCGGACGAGAAGCTGGCCCGCAAGTCCTTCGAGGACTACATGGTCGAAGGGCCGCTGGCGGCGCTGGAAGCCGTGGAGCAGGCGACCGGCGAGAAGGACCCCAACGTCATCGGCTATTGCCTGGGCGGCACGCTCCTGGCCTCGACCCTGGCCGTGATGTCCGAGAAGGGCGACGACCGCGTCAACTCCGCGACCTTCTTCACCACCCTGACCGATTTCGAAGAGCCCGGCGAGCTCGGCGTCTTCATCGACGAGGAGCAGCTCTCGGCCCTCGAAGAGACCATGAACAAGAAGGGCTACCTCGAAGGCGCCGAGATGGCGACCACCTTCAACATGCTGCGCGCCAACGACCTGATCTGGTCCTTCGTGGTCAACAACTACCTGCTGGGCAAGGACCCCTTCCCCTTCGACCTGCTCTATTGGAACTCCGATTCCACGCGCATGCCGGCGGTGATGCACTCCTTCTATCTGCGCAACATGTACCTTGAGAACAAGCTGCGCGAGCCGGGCGGCATCACGCTTCTGGATACGCCCGTGGACCTGCGCAAGATCAAGACGCCGATCTTCATGGTCTCCGCGCGCGAGGATCACATCGCGCCCTGGACCTCGACCTATGCGCTGACCCAGATGGTCTCCGGTCCCAAGAAGTTCGTGCTGGCGGCCTCCGGCCACATCGCGGGCGTGGTGAACCCGCCCGCGGCCAACAAGTACTGCTACTGGACCAGCAGCCGCACCACGGCCAAGGACCCCGACACCTGGCTCAAGAACGCCACCCAGAAGGATGGCTCCTGGTGGCCGGAATGGGCGGACTGGGTCGGCAAGAAGTCCGGCGCCAAGGTGCCCGCGCGCACGCCCGGCGACGGCAAGCTGAAGCCGATCGAGGACGCACCGGGCAGCTACG